A portion of the Stigmatella aurantiaca DW4/3-1 genome contains these proteins:
- a CDS encoding acetylglutamate kinase, with amino-acid sequence MPFSPNPYAALRSAARYVRQFRRKTFVVLLDGTVIGDPKLRRAACEQIGLLWAFSIQPVVVHSASPELDTPFDTGSPITGRLRTDLLTDLQAAGVPCVGLSGVDAGLLKARPMHAGTSGDIESVDTRLLQHLRSGEYVPVVAPLAGDPTGAVHNASADTVASLLAVALGAEKLFFLLTTPGLLRDASNPNSIIPLASLQDLAELEKEGQLSGNLKPKAHAIRHALEGGVGSVHLVSGTLPDALLEEVFTNEGSGTMVVRESPARGAGGST; translated from the coding sequence ATGCCCTTCTCTCCCAATCCCTACGCCGCGCTGCGCTCCGCGGCCCGCTACGTCCGGCAGTTCCGCCGCAAGACGTTCGTGGTGCTGCTCGACGGCACCGTCATCGGCGATCCGAAGCTGCGGCGCGCGGCCTGCGAGCAGATCGGCCTGCTGTGGGCCTTCTCCATCCAGCCCGTGGTGGTGCACAGCGCGAGCCCGGAGCTGGACACGCCCTTCGACACCGGCTCGCCCATCACCGGCCGGCTGCGCACGGACCTGCTGACGGACCTGCAGGCCGCGGGCGTGCCCTGCGTGGGCCTGAGCGGCGTGGACGCGGGCCTGCTCAAGGCCCGGCCCATGCACGCCGGCACCTCGGGTGACATCGAGTCCGTGGACACCCGGCTCTTGCAGCACCTGCGCTCGGGCGAGTACGTCCCCGTGGTGGCGCCCCTCGCGGGCGACCCGACGGGGGCCGTTCACAACGCCAGCGCGGACACGGTGGCTTCCCTGCTCGCGGTGGCCCTCGGCGCCGAGAAGCTCTTCTTCCTGCTCACCACGCCGGGGCTGCTGCGCGACGCGTCCAACCCCAACTCGATCATTCCCCTCGCCTCGTTGCAGGACCTGGCGGAGCTGGAGAAGGAAGGCCAGCTGTCCGGCAACCTCAAGCCCAAGGCCCACGCCATCCGTCACGCCCTGGAGGGCGGCGTCGGCAGCGTGCACCTGGTGAGCGGCACCTTGCCGGACGCGCTCCTGGAAGAGGTCTTCACCAACGAGGGCAGCGGCACCATGGTCGTCCGCGAGTCTCCCGCGCGGGGCGCTGGGGGCTCCACGTGA
- a CDS encoding M20/M25/M40 family metallo-hydrolase, which yields MTPAALLEALVATPSVSGNEAAIADQVASWAEGWGARVHRQGNNVWFSVGQGPRRLLVNSHLDTVPPCSGWTLEPLQPLWREGRLYGLGSNDAKGCVTAMLLAARELLADRQALEGKGEVVFAFTAEEETGGKGLGTLLGDFGPLDAAVVGEPTGLKPCTAQRGMLLLRCVAHGTSGHVAHAHTTQTENAIHVAARDIAALAELRFLPHPLLGEARAQVTQIQGGLARNQIPDRCEFFVDLRTTPGMDHAAIALQLGRTLKSEVTVHSARYLPKGTAPGEPIVRAAMAASGHTAPVGSSTTSDWAFLGDLPAVKVGPGDTLRSHRPDEHLALVELEAGITFYQKLIRGYFEEVARG from the coding sequence GTGACGCCTGCCGCACTGCTCGAAGCCCTGGTGGCCACCCCCAGCGTCTCGGGAAACGAGGCGGCGATCGCGGATCAGGTGGCCTCGTGGGCCGAGGGCTGGGGTGCGCGCGTGCATCGCCAAGGCAACAACGTGTGGTTCTCCGTGGGCCAGGGCCCGCGGCGGCTGCTCGTCAACTCGCACCTGGACACCGTGCCCCCGTGCAGCGGGTGGACGCTGGAGCCCCTGCAACCCCTGTGGCGCGAGGGACGGCTCTATGGCCTGGGGAGCAATGACGCCAAGGGCTGTGTGACGGCGATGCTGCTCGCGGCCCGGGAGCTGCTCGCGGACCGCCAAGCCCTGGAGGGCAAGGGAGAGGTCGTCTTCGCGTTCACCGCCGAGGAGGAAACGGGAGGCAAGGGACTGGGCACGCTGCTGGGAGACTTTGGTCCCCTGGATGCCGCCGTGGTGGGCGAGCCCACCGGGCTGAAGCCCTGCACGGCCCAGCGGGGCATGCTGTTGCTGCGCTGCGTGGCCCACGGCACCTCTGGGCACGTGGCGCACGCGCACACCACCCAGACGGAGAACGCCATCCACGTGGCGGCCCGGGACATCGCCGCCCTGGCCGAGCTGCGCTTCCTGCCCCACCCCCTGCTGGGCGAGGCCCGCGCGCAAGTCACCCAGATTCAGGGAGGCCTGGCGCGCAACCAGATCCCCGACCGCTGCGAGTTCTTCGTGGACTTGCGCACCACGCCGGGCATGGACCATGCGGCCATCGCCCTTCAACTGGGCCGGACGCTGAAGAGCGAGGTGACGGTGCACTCCGCGCGCTACCTCCCCAAGGGGACCGCGCCGGGCGAGCCCATCGTGCGCGCGGCCATGGCGGCCTCGGGCCACACGGCCCCCGTGGGCTCCAGCACCACCTCCGACTGGGCCTTCCTGGGCGACCTGCCCGCCGTGAAGGTGGGCCCAGGCGACACGCTGCGCTCCCACCGGCCCGACGAGCACCTCGCCCTGGTGGAGTTGGAGGCGGGCATCACCTTCTACCAGAAGCTCATCCGCGGCTACTTCGAGGAGGTGGCACGTGGCTGA
- the argH gene encoding argininosuccinate lyase produces MAEETLWGKGLALDTIIHGFTVGDDPQVDLALAPHDALGSAAHARMLARVGLLSPTDMRALVTALRSLHDEARAGAFTIRPEQEDGHTALEAALVERVGEPGRRIHLGRSRNDQVQLALRLLLREEVLVLGARAAELAGAFLDFAQAHADKPMPGYTHMRRAMPSTFGLWGTAFAEALLEELEALKGLWARVDRCPLGAAAGFGVPLPIDREYVATLLGFSRVQRSPIDVQNSRGRLETATLSWACSISGGLEKWLWDLALFTTEEFGFITLPDAFTTGSSIMPQKKNPDVVELARGRCRELRGMARQVEEVASGLPSSYHRDFQLLKRPTLTALTSLRELLEVATRLVPVLQIRAEAAARACDDTLYAAHHAFTLAGRGLPFRDAYREVAHQLADGTFRPDRAALTATHLGGAGNLGLEQARAELATSRAWLTDTHRALADCAERIWHP; encoded by the coding sequence GTGGCTGAAGAGACGCTTTGGGGCAAGGGCCTGGCGCTGGACACCATCATCCACGGCTTCACCGTCGGGGATGACCCCCAAGTGGATCTCGCGCTCGCCCCCCATGACGCGCTCGGCAGCGCCGCCCACGCCCGGATGCTGGCGCGCGTGGGCCTGTTGTCCCCCACGGACATGCGGGCCCTGGTCACGGCCCTGCGCTCGCTTCACGACGAGGCGCGGGCTGGAGCGTTCACCATCCGCCCAGAGCAGGAGGACGGACATACGGCGCTGGAGGCCGCCCTCGTGGAGCGCGTGGGTGAGCCCGGCCGGCGCATCCACCTGGGCCGCTCGCGCAATGATCAGGTGCAACTGGCCCTGAGGCTCCTGCTGCGCGAGGAGGTGCTGGTGCTCGGCGCCCGCGCGGCGGAGCTGGCCGGGGCCTTCCTGGACTTCGCCCAGGCCCACGCGGACAAGCCGATGCCCGGCTATACCCACATGCGGCGGGCCATGCCGAGCACGTTCGGGCTGTGGGGCACCGCCTTCGCCGAGGCCCTGCTGGAGGAGCTGGAGGCCTTGAAGGGCCTGTGGGCGCGGGTGGACCGATGCCCCCTGGGCGCCGCCGCGGGCTTTGGCGTGCCCCTGCCCATCGACCGGGAGTATGTGGCCACGCTGCTCGGTTTTTCTCGCGTGCAACGCAGCCCCATCGATGTCCAGAACAGCCGCGGACGGCTCGAGACGGCGACGCTCTCGTGGGCGTGCTCCATCTCCGGCGGGCTGGAGAAGTGGCTGTGGGACCTGGCGCTCTTCACCACCGAGGAGTTCGGCTTCATCACGCTGCCCGATGCCTTCACCACCGGCTCGTCCATCATGCCTCAGAAGAAGAACCCGGACGTGGTGGAACTGGCGCGCGGCCGGTGCCGGGAGCTGCGCGGCATGGCCCGTCAGGTGGAGGAGGTGGCCAGCGGCCTGCCCTCCAGCTACCACCGCGACTTCCAGCTGCTCAAGCGCCCCACCCTCACCGCGCTCACCTCCCTGCGGGAGCTCCTGGAGGTGGCCACGCGTCTGGTGCCCGTGCTCCAGATCCGCGCCGAGGCCGCCGCCCGCGCCTGCGACGACACGCTGTACGCGGCCCACCATGCCTTCACGCTCGCCGGGCGGGGCCTGCCGTTCCGCGATGCTTACCGCGAGGTGGCCCACCAGCTCGCCGATGGCACCTTCCGGCCGGACCGCGCCGCGCTGACCGCCACCCACCTGGGCGGCGCCGGCAACCTGGGACTGGAGCAGGCCCGCGCCGAGCTGGCCACCTCCCGCGCCTGGCTCACCGACACCCACCGCGCGCTCGCGGACTGTGCCGAGCGCATCTGGCACCCCTGA
- the argG gene encoding argininosuccinate synthase encodes MSKKPVVLAFSGGLDTSFCVVYLREQGHAVTTVTVDTGGFSADALKRMPEQSARLGAVAHHTVDGRALLFNDYLRYLLAGNVLRGQAYPLSVSAERVCQATEVVRMAREVGAQALAHGSTGAGNDQIRFDVAFRALAPDLDLITPIRDLSLSRAQEMSFLAERGFPMPAKTAAYSVNEGMWGTSVGGKETHDSWSALPEAAYPGGVVPNDLAPRTLVVGFEKGRPVSLDGKALSPVEIISELNAAGQPYGVGRGVHLGDTILGIKGRVGFEAPAAVMLITAHRELEKLVLSGKQLFWKETLGNLYGTLLHEGNFFDPLARDLESFLTSSQERVTGEVRLTLQPRALLVEGVRSPYSLMDAKVASYGEANHMWTGAEAAGFAKVYGVAQTLALKVKS; translated from the coding sequence ATGAGCAAGAAACCCGTGGTGCTGGCCTTCTCCGGCGGTCTGGACACCTCCTTCTGCGTCGTCTACCTGCGCGAGCAGGGCCACGCCGTCACCACCGTCACGGTGGACACCGGCGGCTTCTCGGCCGATGCCCTCAAGCGCATGCCCGAGCAGTCGGCGCGCCTGGGCGCCGTGGCCCACCACACGGTGGATGGCCGCGCGCTCCTGTTCAACGATTACCTGCGCTACCTGCTCGCCGGCAACGTGCTGCGCGGCCAGGCCTACCCGCTGAGCGTCTCCGCCGAGCGCGTCTGCCAGGCCACCGAGGTGGTGCGCATGGCCCGCGAGGTGGGCGCCCAGGCGCTGGCCCACGGCTCCACCGGCGCTGGCAACGATCAGATCCGCTTCGATGTGGCCTTCCGGGCCCTGGCCCCGGACCTGGACCTCATCACCCCCATCCGGGATCTCTCCCTGAGCCGGGCCCAGGAGATGTCCTTCCTGGCCGAGCGTGGCTTCCCCATGCCCGCGAAGACGGCCGCCTACTCCGTCAACGAGGGCATGTGGGGCACCTCCGTGGGGGGCAAGGAGACGCACGACTCCTGGAGCGCGCTGCCCGAGGCCGCGTACCCGGGCGGCGTGGTGCCCAATGATCTGGCGCCCCGCACGCTGGTGGTGGGCTTCGAGAAGGGCCGTCCGGTGTCGCTGGATGGCAAGGCCCTGTCCCCCGTGGAGATCATCTCCGAGCTGAACGCCGCGGGACAACCCTACGGCGTGGGGCGCGGCGTGCACCTGGGCGACACCATCCTGGGCATCAAGGGCCGCGTGGGCTTCGAGGCCCCCGCCGCGGTGATGCTCATCACCGCGCACCGGGAGCTGGAGAAGCTGGTGCTCTCCGGCAAGCAGCTCTTCTGGAAGGAGACGCTGGGCAACCTCTACGGCACGCTGCTGCACGAGGGGAACTTCTTCGATCCGCTGGCGCGCGACCTGGAATCTTTCCTGACGTCCTCCCAGGAACGGGTGACGGGCGAGGTGCGGCTGACGTTGCAGCCGCGCGCGCTGCTGGTGGAGGGTGTGCGCTCGCCGTACTCGCTGATGGATGCCAAGGTGGCCAGCTACGGTGAGGCCAACCACATGTGGACGGGTGCCGAAGCCGCGGGCTTCGCCAAGGTGTATGGCGTGGCACAAACCCTGGCCCTCAAGGTGAAATCATGA
- a CDS encoding DUF1611 domain-containing protein translates to MKVHVDKVGSVTRNLRLGRTVSLTSDIQAVEGAVIAARIHGEKSVYNQLEDVHGRLVTLHGGDIIVGALGHRNALHGYEGVVPEKVEAGQRLHVLNMGGVIGQCTSHNPGVGTPFEAEVLGQVLVFPEFQSRTGQPAHIRAGALRGSEKPVTCPVVYVVGTCMNAGKTYAACALVRRLAQAGYRVGGAKLTGVSLMRDTLSMRDSGAEVVMDFTDAGTVCTSARTASDVSRIIFSELAAAEVDVIVAETGDGIMGEYGVQAILADPGLRGLGSSFVLCANDPVGASGGVRHLKETYGIPVDVVAGPATDNRVGIRFVEREVGVPARNARADAAGLGNLILERLAPHLGTGRRSA, encoded by the coding sequence ATGAAGGTACACGTCGACAAGGTGGGCAGCGTCACCCGCAACCTGCGGCTGGGGCGCACCGTGAGCCTCACCTCCGACATCCAGGCGGTGGAGGGCGCCGTCATCGCCGCGCGCATTCACGGCGAGAAGTCCGTCTACAACCAGCTCGAGGACGTCCACGGCCGGCTGGTGACGCTGCACGGCGGGGACATCATCGTGGGCGCGCTCGGCCACCGCAACGCGCTGCACGGCTACGAAGGCGTGGTGCCCGAGAAGGTGGAGGCGGGCCAGCGGCTGCACGTGCTCAACATGGGCGGCGTCATCGGCCAGTGCACCTCGCACAACCCGGGCGTGGGCACCCCCTTCGAGGCCGAAGTGCTCGGCCAGGTGCTCGTGTTCCCCGAGTTCCAGTCCCGCACGGGCCAGCCAGCCCACATCCGCGCCGGCGCCCTCCGGGGCTCGGAGAAGCCGGTGACGTGCCCGGTGGTGTACGTGGTGGGCACCTGCATGAACGCCGGCAAGACGTACGCCGCGTGTGCCCTGGTGCGCAGGCTCGCGCAGGCGGGCTACCGCGTCGGGGGCGCCAAGCTCACCGGCGTGTCGCTCATGCGCGACACGCTGAGCATGCGGGACTCGGGCGCCGAGGTGGTGATGGACTTCACCGACGCGGGCACCGTGTGCACCAGCGCGCGGACCGCCTCCGATGTGTCCCGCATCATCTTCTCCGAGCTGGCCGCCGCCGAGGTGGACGTCATCGTCGCGGAGACGGGGGACGGCATCATGGGCGAGTACGGCGTGCAGGCCATCCTCGCGGACCCGGGCCTGCGGGGCCTGGGCAGCTCCTTCGTGCTGTGCGCCAATGATCCGGTGGGTGCCTCCGGAGGCGTGCGCCACCTGAAGGAGACGTACGGCATCCCGGTGGACGTCGTGGCGGGTCCCGCCACCGACAACCGGGTGGGCATCCGCTTCGTCGAGCGCGAAGTGGGAGTGCCTGCCCGCAACGCCCGCGCGGATGCGGCGGGCCTCGGCAATCTCATCCTGGAGCGCCTGGCGCCCCATCTCGGTACCGGTAGGAGGAGCGCATGA
- the argC gene encoding N-acetyl-gamma-glutamyl-phosphate reductase, with the protein MSRIHAYILGASGFGGGELLRLLAGHPSVAGLRAVSKPHADTLFWKVHPHLRSLVDGHFEAEPDWKWLTDSPQPVVFSCLEDEELAKQLPALEQTWAELGLTDRMILIDLSPDFRLDHAGRYAATHGRPHPTPELLERFVYGLTEWRRDKLKGAKRISNPGCFATAVQLALLPVAATPGLGLIAASAVTGSSGSGAAPGDVTHHPTRAHDFRAYRPLEHQQEAEIDVMLVAHKASRHRFTFVPHSAPLVRGIFATVQFEWPETAGGVSTASLTQQYRNYYTGAPFIRLVEGSPRLASVVGSNFVDIAVATRGRSVAVMVALDNLVKGMAGQAVQNLNVALGLPEDTALRQAACYPC; encoded by the coding sequence ATGAGTCGGATTCACGCCTATATTCTGGGAGCGTCGGGCTTTGGTGGAGGGGAACTGCTGCGGCTGCTGGCAGGGCACCCCTCCGTCGCGGGCTTGAGGGCGGTGTCCAAGCCTCATGCGGACACCCTGTTCTGGAAGGTGCACCCGCACCTGCGGAGCCTGGTGGACGGCCACTTCGAAGCCGAGCCGGACTGGAAGTGGCTCACGGACTCTCCCCAGCCGGTGGTCTTCTCGTGCCTGGAGGACGAGGAGCTGGCCAAGCAACTTCCCGCCCTGGAGCAGACGTGGGCGGAGCTGGGGCTGACCGACCGGATGATCCTCATCGACTTGTCCCCGGACTTCCGGCTGGACCACGCGGGGCGCTATGCCGCCACGCATGGCCGCCCGCACCCCACGCCGGAGCTGCTCGAGCGCTTCGTCTACGGCCTCACCGAGTGGCGCCGCGACAAGCTCAAGGGGGCCAAGCGCATCTCCAACCCGGGTTGCTTCGCCACCGCCGTGCAACTCGCGCTGCTCCCGGTCGCGGCCACGCCGGGCCTGGGCCTCATCGCCGCCTCCGCCGTCACGGGCTCCTCGGGCTCCGGGGCGGCCCCCGGCGACGTGACGCACCACCCCACCCGCGCGCATGACTTCCGCGCCTACCGCCCGCTGGAGCACCAGCAAGAGGCGGAGATCGACGTGATGCTCGTGGCGCACAAGGCCTCGCGCCACCGGTTCACCTTCGTGCCGCACTCGGCACCGCTCGTGCGCGGCATCTTCGCCACCGTGCAGTTCGAGTGGCCAGAGACCGCCGGCGGCGTGAGCACCGCGTCCCTCACCCAGCAGTACCGCAACTACTACACCGGCGCACCGTTCATCCGGCTGGTGGAAGGCAGCCCGCGGCTGGCCTCCGTGGTGGGCAGCAACTTCGTCGACATCGCGGTGGCGACGCGCGGCCGCTCGGTGGCGGTGATGGTGGCCCTGGACAACCTGGTGAAGGGCATGGCGGGCCAGGCGGTGCAGAACCTGAACGTGGCCCTCGGGCTACCGGAGGACACCGCCCTGCGGCAAGCCGCGTGCTATCCCTGCTGA
- the hisN gene encoding histidinol-phosphatase encodes MTTEAQGLMQAAAEVARKSGDVALEFFRQGVTVDIKKDGTPVTVADRTAEKTAREWIESHFPQDGILGEEFGETRPGARRRWILDPIDGTKTFIRGVPLWGTLVAVAEGERILCGAAYFPPVGELLVAAPGGGCFWNDKPTRVSELADLSQALVLCTDERFQVHPDRGERWRTLAARSAIARTWGDCYGYLLVATGRADVMVDELMSPWDAAALQPIIEEAGGVFTDWAGARTAFGGNAIATNAALASQVREILGAVSPAKAPQP; translated from the coding sequence ATGACGACGGAAGCCCAAGGATTGATGCAGGCCGCCGCGGAAGTCGCGCGCAAGTCGGGAGATGTGGCGCTCGAGTTCTTCCGCCAAGGCGTCACGGTGGACATCAAGAAGGACGGCACGCCGGTGACGGTGGCCGACCGGACCGCCGAGAAGACCGCCCGCGAGTGGATTGAATCCCACTTCCCCCAGGACGGCATCCTGGGGGAGGAGTTCGGCGAGACGCGGCCTGGAGCCCGCCGCCGGTGGATTCTGGATCCCATCGACGGGACGAAGACCTTCATCCGGGGCGTCCCGCTCTGGGGAACCCTGGTGGCGGTCGCCGAGGGCGAGCGCATCCTCTGCGGGGCGGCCTATTTCCCCCCCGTGGGGGAGTTGCTGGTGGCCGCGCCCGGCGGGGGATGCTTCTGGAATGACAAGCCCACCCGGGTGTCCGAGCTGGCCGATCTGTCCCAAGCCCTGGTGCTGTGCACGGACGAGCGCTTCCAGGTGCATCCGGACCGGGGAGAGCGGTGGCGGACGCTCGCGGCCCGCTCGGCCATCGCCCGCACCTGGGGCGATTGCTACGGCTACCTGCTCGTGGCGACGGGCCGTGCCGACGTGATGGTGGATGAGCTGATGTCCCCCTGGGACGCGGCGGCGCTGCAGCCCATCATTGAAGAGGCGGGCGGTGTCTTCACCGACTGGGCGGGGGCCCGGACCGCCTTTGGCGGCAACGCCATCGCCACGAACGCGGCCCTGGCCTCCCAGGTTCGCGAGATTCTGGGGGCCGTGTCCCCCGCGAAGGCGCCCCAGCCCTGA
- the truA gene encoding tRNA pseudouridine(38-40) synthase TruA, which translates to MPRLKLTIEYDGSRYVGWQVQRNGRSVQAELGEALGRLLGGDVEVVAAGRTDSGVHATGQVVCFDTERQLPLKAYHRGLNGLLPEDIAVVRAEEVSAAFDPRRWSRGKRYRYRVSNLPSRSPLRRHTHWEIYAPLQVEAMARAATSLLGRHDYSAFRASDCQAAHAVREVRRLSVEGTPGDAVAFVVEGTAFLKHMVRNLVGTLVEVGKGRRPEAWVAEVLASGDRTLAGPTAPPHGLVLEEVFYGDGPPPRQAGDSADVFEDSA; encoded by the coding sequence GTGCCTCGCCTGAAATTGACGATCGAATACGACGGCTCCCGCTACGTGGGGTGGCAGGTGCAGCGCAACGGCCGCTCCGTCCAAGCGGAGCTGGGCGAAGCGCTGGGCCGGTTGCTCGGAGGGGACGTGGAAGTGGTGGCCGCGGGGCGGACCGACTCGGGGGTCCACGCCACGGGACAGGTGGTGTGCTTCGACACGGAGCGTCAGCTGCCGCTCAAGGCCTACCACCGGGGGCTCAACGGCCTGCTGCCCGAGGACATCGCGGTGGTCCGGGCCGAGGAGGTGTCCGCGGCGTTCGATCCCCGGCGCTGGTCGCGGGGGAAGCGCTACCGCTACCGGGTGAGCAACCTGCCGTCCCGCTCGCCGCTGCGCCGCCACACCCACTGGGAAATCTATGCCCCCCTCCAGGTGGAGGCCATGGCGCGTGCGGCCACCTCCCTGCTCGGGCGGCACGACTACTCCGCCTTCCGGGCCTCGGACTGCCAGGCGGCGCACGCCGTGCGGGAAGTGCGCCGGTTGAGCGTGGAGGGCACTCCTGGAGATGCCGTGGCCTTCGTCGTGGAGGGCACCGCCTTCCTCAAGCACATGGTGCGCAACCTCGTGGGCACGTTGGTGGAGGTGGGCAAGGGCCGCCGTCCCGAGGCTTGGGTGGCCGAAGTGCTCGCCTCGGGAGACCGGACCCTGGCGGGTCCGACAGCCCCACCGCACGGCCTGGTGCTGGAGGAGGTTTTCTATGGAGACGGTCCGCCTCCTCGCCAGGCTGGGGACTCGGCGGACGTGTTCGAAGACAGCGCTTGA
- the hflC gene encoding protease modulator HflC, whose protein sequence is MKSKMAGVGILFGFVLVTVYSSAFCVGETEQAFIVQFGEIKGEAITEPGLHWKRPFIDEIRRFDKRLLVWEGDVEQIPTLGREFILVSTSARLRITNPRLFLESVHDERGAQNSLDDILHSVVRNKVSGARLEEIIRSSDWRAPSHSLEEGGALQTDVNLALTPDRGCEELEREILKAAQAQISNYGIELLDVRIKRVNYIASVREQVENRMISERQSIAEKFRSEGRGRSEEILGEMQRELQIIRSEASRKAEEIRGEADAQVTHIYGQAYSQNAEFYGFLKTLETYRETMGANTTLMISANSDFYRYLESIGRRFETRPGGGLASAAP, encoded by the coding sequence ATGAAATCCAAGATGGCCGGCGTTGGCATCCTCTTTGGCTTTGTTCTGGTCACTGTTTATTCCTCGGCCTTCTGCGTGGGCGAGACCGAGCAGGCCTTCATCGTCCAGTTTGGAGAGATCAAGGGCGAGGCGATCACCGAGCCCGGGCTTCACTGGAAGCGGCCTTTCATCGATGAGATCCGCCGCTTCGACAAGCGCCTGCTGGTCTGGGAGGGTGATGTCGAGCAAATTCCAACGCTCGGCCGGGAGTTCATCCTGGTCAGCACCAGCGCCCGCTTGCGGATCACGAACCCACGCTTGTTCCTGGAGAGCGTGCACGATGAGCGCGGCGCGCAAAACAGCCTCGACGACATCCTCCACTCCGTCGTGCGCAACAAGGTTTCCGGCGCCAGGCTCGAAGAGATCATTCGGTCCTCCGACTGGAGGGCCCCTTCTCATTCGCTCGAAGAGGGGGGAGCCCTCCAGACCGACGTGAACCTGGCGCTCACCCCTGATCGCGGGTGCGAGGAACTGGAGCGAGAGATCCTGAAGGCCGCCCAGGCTCAGATTTCCAACTACGGCATCGAGTTGCTGGACGTCCGCATCAAGCGAGTCAACTACATTGCCAGCGTCCGGGAGCAGGTGGAGAACCGGATGATCTCCGAGCGCCAGAGCATCGCTGAGAAATTCCGCTCCGAAGGCCGAGGCCGCAGCGAGGAAATTCTCGGGGAGATGCAGAGAGAGCTCCAGATCATTCGCTCGGAGGCCTCGCGCAAGGCCGAGGAGATCCGAGGGGAAGCCGATGCTCAGGTGACCCACATCTATGGCCAAGCCTACAGCCAGAATGCCGAGTTCTACGGCTTTCTCAAGACCTTGGAGACCTACCGCGAGACGATGGGCGCCAACACCACCCTCATGATCAGCGCGAACTCGGACTTCTACCGCTACTTGGAATCGATCGGGAGACGCTTCGAGACGAGGCCAGGGGGCGGCTTGGCGAGCGCCGCCCCCTGA
- the hflK gene encoding FtsH protease activity modulator HflK codes for MSINLLVAALILGGMAAQNLFYTAQPEERAVITRFGAVIGQTGPGLHFKLPFGIDEVQKVATERVLKQEFGFRMESSGEGGRNRALTEGYEEEREMLTGDLNMIDVSWVVQYQIQDPIKYLHQLREPERTLRDASEAVMRHLVGNRLARDVLTTGRAEISLLARDGIQEAMNGYNSGLRITAVELQSVVPPQRVRSSFNEVNEARQERERMINEAIKQKNQAIPKAIGEAKRTIAEAEAYAVERTHRAKGDVARFQAILKEYLLAPEVTRKRLYLEAIREVVPKAGKIIVVQEGESRPQSFFHLNEQGGAQK; via the coding sequence TTGTCCATCAACCTCTTGGTTGCGGCGCTCATCCTCGGCGGCATGGCAGCCCAGAACCTGTTTTATACCGCCCAGCCAGAGGAGCGCGCCGTGATCACCCGTTTCGGTGCGGTCATCGGTCAGACGGGGCCAGGGCTTCATTTCAAGCTGCCTTTCGGTATCGATGAAGTCCAAAAGGTGGCCACCGAGCGCGTCCTCAAGCAGGAGTTTGGGTTTCGCATGGAGTCGAGCGGTGAGGGCGGCCGCAACCGCGCCCTCACGGAGGGGTACGAGGAGGAGCGCGAGATGCTCACCGGAGACCTCAACATGATCGACGTCTCCTGGGTGGTGCAGTATCAGATCCAGGATCCGATCAAGTATCTCCATCAGCTGAGAGAGCCCGAGCGGACGCTGCGGGATGCCTCGGAGGCAGTCATGCGCCATCTGGTGGGCAATCGCCTGGCCCGTGATGTGCTGACCACGGGCCGGGCGGAGATCTCCTTGCTGGCGCGCGACGGGATCCAGGAGGCGATGAACGGCTACAACTCCGGCCTCCGCATCACTGCCGTGGAACTGCAGTCCGTGGTGCCGCCTCAACGGGTGCGCTCGTCCTTCAATGAAGTCAACGAGGCTCGCCAAGAGCGAGAGCGGATGATCAACGAGGCCATCAAGCAGAAGAACCAGGCGATCCCGAAGGCCATCGGCGAGGCCAAGCGGACCATCGCCGAGGCCGAGGCCTACGCGGTGGAGCGCACCCATCGTGCCAAGGGGGACGTGGCCCGGTTTCAGGCCATCCTCAAGGAGTACCTCTTGGCGCCGGAAGTGACCCGCAAACGCCTTTACCTGGAAGCCATCCGGGAGGTCGTGCCCAAAGCAGGCAAGATCATCGTCGTGCAGGAGGGGGAAAGCCGCCCGCAGTCCTTCTTTCACTTGAACGAACAGGGAGGGGCCCAGAAATGA